GGTTGCGCAACCGCAGCAGCTGCGCCTGCTGCCGCTGGTCCAGCCAGGACACCAGCAGCACCACGGCCAGGATGCCGATGGTGAGCACCATCACCAGCGCCCCCAGCCACTGGGTCTGCAGGCCGGTGCCGGCGGCGGCGCCGCACACGCTGTCAGCGGGGAACCGTGCCGCGGCCATGCCGGTGTAGTGCATGCCGACGATCGCCGCGCCCAGCACCACCGCCGGCGCCAGGCGATGCTGCAGCCGGGTGTCGTTGTGGCGCAGGCGGAAGGCGACGTACAGCGCGACCCACGACGCCGCGACTGCAATGATGAGAGAGAGGGTGAACCAGCCCGGGTGGTATTCGATGCCCGGGCGCATGAGCATGGCCGCCATGCCCAGGTAATGCATGCTGGCGATGCCGCTGCCCATCAGCAACGCACCCAGTGCCAGGCGCGAATGCGGCAGCGTGGCGCGTGAGACCAGCCAGAGCGCGAAGATCGAAGAGGCGATCGCCGCCAGTAACGATACCGCGGTCAGTTCAAGGTCGTACCCCAATGGGATGGGCAGCTTGAAGGCCAGCATGCCGATGAAGTGCATGGACCAGATTCCCAGGCCCATGGCGCACCCACCGCCCAGCAGCCACAGCACGCTGATCCTTGGCGAAGGCGCGGTGGTGACCCGATTGGCCATGTCCAGCGCGGTGAAGGACGCCATGATGGCAACCAGCAGCGAAACTACGACCAACCATGGGGTGTAACTGCCGACGAGCATCATGACTCTCCCTGGCGTACACAGCTGCAATCTAAAAAGACTGGACCGCGCTTCTGCGCGGACTGCTCAGGCACGTTTCCCCCTGCCGTAATGCATGTTAACGACACAGGAGGGGGCGAAAGCAAGCGCAAATCCGGCCAAATTTCATGCAGCCATCACGCGACCGTCACCTGTTTTACATACGGGCGCGTACGCGACTGGGCCGGCGCTAGCGGGTGAGGCCGTCGGCGGTCTGGAACGCGGCGTCGAACAGGCGTTGCACCGGGGGGCCCATTTCACCGGCAAGCACGGTCAGCAGGAACAGGCCCAGCAACAGGGCGACCGGCAGGCCCAGCTGGATCGGGTTGAGCGCGGGTGCGGCACGCGCCAGCACGCCGAAGGCCAGGTTCACCGCCAACATGGCGACCGTGATCGGCAGTGACAGCGTCAACGCGCCGCGCAGCACCTGCAGCAGGAACGTGGGCGCGGTGCTGATGAACGCATCGAGGTCGGGCAGCGATGCGCCGATCGGCACTGCCTTGTAGCTGTCCATCACCAGTGAGATCAACGCGAGATGCCCGTTGGCGGCAAAGAACAGCAGGCCGAACAGAAGATAGAACCACTGACCGATCACGCCCGAGGTGCCGCCGCGCATCGGATCGCTCATCTGCGCGAAGGCCAGGCCGGTGCCCTGCGAAACCAGTTCGCCGGCCATGGCCCCGGCTTCGAACACCAGCCGCAGCAGGAAGCCGATGGAGATGCCGATGGCCAGTTCGCGCGCGATGCTGAGTACGGTGGCCGCGTCAAAACCGGTCCAGGCCGGGACGGGCGGCAGCATCGGCGACAGCGCGATGGCCAGTGCGCCGGACAGCATCACGCGCACCCGTGCCGGCACCGCGCGGCTGCCGACCAGCGGCATGGCCATGATCATGGCGCCGATGCGCAGCATGGTCCACAGCACGGTGCCGATCATGCCGAAGGCGTTGAGCCCGTCGGCGGCCATCTGGGTTGCCGAATCCATCGCGGGGCTATCCGATCAGGTGCGGTATGCGCTGGAACAGCAGCGTGGTGTATTCGACCAGGTGGCCGATCAGCAGGCTGCCTAGCGCGAACAACACGGCGGTGAGCGCGGCGGCCTTGGCCACGAAGGCGATGGTGGGTTCGTTGAGCTGGGTGGCGGCCTGCACCACGCCGACCACCACGCCGACGATCAGGACGGTCAACAGCAGCGGGCCGGCTACCCACAGCACGGTGATCAGGCCGCCGCGCAGTTCGGTCAGGGCAAGTTCGGGTGTCATGGCGACCTCAGACGGCGTTGAAGCTGGCGGCAAGGGTGCCGACCACCAGCACCCAGCCGTCGACCAGCACGAACAGCAGGATCTTGAAGGGCGCCGAGACCAGCATCGGCGAGAGCATCATCATGCCCATCGACATCAGCACGCTGGCCACGACCAGGTCGATGATCACGAACGGGATGAAGATCAGGAAGCCGATTTCAAAGGCGGTTTTCAGTTCGCTGGTGACGAACGAGGCAACCAGCACCGGGAACGGAATGGCATCGGGGCTGGCGTAAGTGCCATGCCCGGCCATGCCGGCGAAGGTCATCAGGTCGGTTTCGCGGATCTGGGCCAGCATGAAGGCGCGCAGCGGCTGGGTGGTGAGGGTCCAGGCGGTCTGGAAGTCGATCTCGCCATTGAGGTAGGGCGCCATGCCGCTGCCCCAGGCTTTCTGCCATACCGGCAGCATCACCATGGCGGTCAGGAACAGGGCCAGGCCGAGCAGCACCTGGTTGGACGGGGTCTGGCCGGTGCCCAGTGCCTGGCGCAGCAGGCCCAGCACGATGATGATGCGGGTGAAGGCGGTGAGCACCAGCAGCATCGACGGGATCAGGGTGATCGCGGTCATCAGCAGCAGGGTCTGCAGCGGCAGGCTGACCGGGGCGCCACCGATCTTGCCGACATTCACGTCGGGCAGGTTGGGCACGGCGGGCGCGCCGGGCGCGGCCATGGCCAGCGCGGGCAACGCGCACAGCAGCAGGGTCAGCAGCAACGGCAGGTAACGGGTCCAGGATGCACGGGGGCCACGCATGATCATTTTTCCTTGCGCAGCCGCTGTTGCAGCAGCTGGGCGAAATTCGGCAGGTTCTTGAAATCCGGCAGGCGCGCCGGTTCCGGGGTGGGCAGCGGTTCGGGCAGGCGGTGCAGGGTGTTGATGCCGCCGGCGGTGACGCCGAGCAGCAGCTGTTCGCCGTTGATATCGACGACGACGACGCGTTCCTTGGCACCCACGTTGAGGCTGGCCACCACGCGCAGGCCGTCGGCGGGCTTGAAGCCGCTGCCGGGCATGCGCTTGAGCACCCAGCCCAGGCCGACGATCAGCGCCAGCACGGCCAGCAGTGCGAGCACGGCGCCGAACATGCTGGGTGCCGCGGCAGCGTGCTGGCCGACCTTGGCCGCCGGTGCACCGGCGGCAATGAGTGCCAGGGAAATCAACGCAGTCTCCGGATCCGTTCGCTGGGGCTGACCACGTCGGTCAGGCGCACGCCGAAGCGGTCGTTGATGACCACGACTTCGCCGTGGGCGATGAGGGTGCCGTTGACGAACACGTCGAGTGATTCGCCGGCGCCGCGTTCCAGTTCGACCACCGAGCCCTGGTTGAGCTGCAGCAGGTTGCGGATGGGCAGGCGGGCGCGGCCGACTTCCAGCGACAGGGTGACCGGTACGTCGAGGATCACGTCGAGGTTCAGATCCGGGCCGCCGCTGGTCTCGTCGGACTGCAGGGTGGTGAACTGCGCCGGTGCCGGTTCGTTGGTTTCGATGTCGTCGTTCATTGCGGGTCTTCCTGGATAACGGGAGCGCGCGGGCGGGTGCCCGGGGGATGGGTAGCGGTGATCTTCACGGCGTTCATGCCGTTGGCGACGCCGAACTGGCCGGTGAACACGGGAATGTTCTCCACGCACAGCGGCACGTGGGGAGGCAGGTCGATGGGCAGGATGTCGCCGATCTTGAGCTGGGTGAGGTCACGCAGGCTCATGCGTTTGGTGGCGAGCACGCTGGAGAGGGTGACTTCGGCGATGTTGAGCTGTTCGCGCAGCATGGTGCCCCAGCTTTCGTCGCGGTCGTTGCGGTCGCTCTGGATGCCGGCGTCGAGCAGTTCGCGGATCGGTTCGAGCATCGAGTACGGCAACGTGACGTGGATGTCGCCGCCACCGCCGTCGAGTTCGACATGCAGGCGGCAGACCACGACGTATTCGCGGGGGGTGACGATGTTGGCGAAGTGGGGGTTGATTTCGGAGTTGATGTATTCGAGTTCGACATCCATCACCGGGGCCCAGGCTTCGCGCAGGTCGGCGAAGGTCTGCTTGAGCAGGAGGTGGATGACGCGCATTTCGGTGGCGGTGAATTCGCGGCCTTCGATGCGGGTGGGGTAGCGCCCGTCGCCGCCGAAGAAGTTGTCGACAATGGCGAACACGAGGGTGGGTTCGAAGACGATCAGGCCGGTGCCGCGCAGGGGCTTGAAGCGGATCAGGTTGAGGTTGGTCGGTACATACAGGGAGTGCATGTAGTCGTTGAACTTGATCAGTTCGATGCCGCGCACGGACAGTTCGGCGGAGCGGCGGATCAGGTTGAACAGGCCGATGCGCCAGAGGCGGGCGAAGCGCTCGTTGACCATTTCCAGGGTCGGCATGCGCCCCCGGATGATGCGGTCCTGGCTGGCAAAATCGTAGTTGCGCGCTTCGCCGGGGGCGATGGCGTCGACTTCGGTTTCGACGGCGCCGGAATCGACGCCATGCAGCAGGGCATCGATTTCGTCCTGGGAAAGCAGGTCATTCATGGGATGCCCTTACTGGGTGACGAAGCTGGTGAACAGCAGTTCGTCGACGCCCTTGCTGCCGGTTTCGGCTTTGAGCAGTTTCTGCACTTCGGCCAGGGAGTCGGCCTGCAGGCGTTCTTTGCCGGCGCGGTCGGCGATCTGGGCCGGTTCGACCTGGGAGAACAGCATGAGCAGTTTGGCGCGGATGGCGGGGGCGTGAAGCTTGATGGCTTCAAGGGCGGCCGGGTCGCGGGTCATGAGCTGTACTTCGACCTGGAGGTAGCGGGGGCCGTCGAAGCTGCTGCTGAGGTTGACGACGAACGGGGGTTCGAGGCCGAAGTACTGGGCGGGGGCGGGCACGGCCGATTTGGCGGTGACGGCTTTGGCGGGGGTCTTCTCGTCGTGGGACTGGGTGAAGTACCACACGCCGCCACCGGCGGCGCCAGCGGCGACGACGGCGATCAGGGCGGTGACGAGGAGGGGGCTGCGCGGCTTGGCGGCCTTGTCCTTGTCGGTGGATTTCTTGGTTTTGTCAGCGGCTGCGGCCACGAGGGGAAGCTCCATAGGATTGCTTCCTGGCTACATGCAAACGCTGTGCCGAACCCCGACGGTTTTTCGTTGCCGGGATTTTGACGGGCTTCGAAGGCGCCTTGAGCGTTCTGGAGGAGAAGCCCCCTGAGTCAGGGGGCGGCCGCGAAGCGGCGGGGGTGTGGGTGCTGATGAGAAGGGGCCCGCGGTTTGCGCAGCAAAGCGTGGGAGCGGCAGCGCGAATGCGATGACGCGTACCTCACACCCCCGCAAACCGGCCCCGAC
This is a stretch of genomic DNA from Stenotrophomonas rhizophila. It encodes these proteins:
- the fliM gene encoding flagellar motor switch protein FliM; this encodes MNDLLSQDEIDALLHGVDSGAVETEVDAIAPGEARNYDFASQDRIIRGRMPTLEMVNERFARLWRIGLFNLIRRSAELSVRGIELIKFNDYMHSLYVPTNLNLIRFKPLRGTGLIVFEPTLVFAIVDNFFGGDGRYPTRIEGREFTATEMRVIHLLLKQTFADLREAWAPVMDVELEYINSEINPHFANIVTPREYVVVCRLHVELDGGGGDIHVTLPYSMLEPIRELLDAGIQSDRNDRDESWGTMLREQLNIAEVTLSSVLATKRMSLRDLTQLKIGDILPIDLPPHVPLCVENIPVFTGQFGVANGMNAVKITATHPPGTRPRAPVIQEDPQ
- the fliN gene encoding flagellar motor switch protein FliN, which encodes MNDDIETNEPAPAQFTTLQSDETSGGPDLNLDVILDVPVTLSLEVGRARLPIRNLLQLNQGSVVELERGAGESLDVFVNGTLIAHGEVVVINDRFGVRLTDVVSPSERIRRLR
- the fliR gene encoding flagellar biosynthetic protein FliR; translated protein: MDSATQMAADGLNAFGMIGTVLWTMLRIGAMIMAMPLVGSRAVPARVRVMLSGALAIALSPMLPPVPAWTGFDAATVLSIARELAIGISIGFLLRLVFEAGAMAGELVSQGTGLAFAQMSDPMRGGTSGVIGQWFYLLFGLLFFAANGHLALISLVMDSYKAVPIGASLPDLDAFISTAPTFLLQVLRGALTLSLPITVAMLAVNLAFGVLARAAPALNPIQLGLPVALLLGLFLLTVLAGEMGPPVQRLFDAAFQTADGLTR
- the fliP gene encoding flagellar type III secretion system pore protein FliP (The bacterial flagellar biogenesis protein FliP forms a type III secretion system (T3SS)-type pore required for flagellar assembly.), encoding MRGPRASWTRYLPLLLTLLLCALPALAMAAPGAPAVPNLPDVNVGKIGGAPVSLPLQTLLLMTAITLIPSMLLVLTAFTRIIIVLGLLRQALGTGQTPSNQVLLGLALFLTAMVMLPVWQKAWGSGMAPYLNGEIDFQTAWTLTTQPLRAFMLAQIRETDLMTFAGMAGHGTYASPDAIPFPVLVASFVTSELKTAFEIGFLIFIPFVIIDLVVASVLMSMGMMMLSPMLVSAPFKILLFVLVDGWVLVVGTLAASFNAV
- a CDS encoding flagellar basal body-associated FliL family protein; the encoded protein is MELPLVAAAADKTKKSTDKDKAAKPRSPLLVTALIAVVAAGAAGGGVWYFTQSHDEKTPAKAVTAKSAVPAPAQYFGLEPPFVVNLSSSFDGPRYLQVEVQLMTRDPAALEAIKLHAPAIRAKLLMLFSQVEPAQIADRAGKERLQADSLAEVQKLLKAETGSKGVDELLFTSFVTQ
- a CDS encoding flagellar biosynthetic protein FliQ, coding for MTPELALTELRGGLITVLWVAGPLLLTVLIVGVVVGVVQAATQLNEPTIAFVAKAAALTAVLFALGSLLIGHLVEYTTLLFQRIPHLIG
- the fliO gene encoding flagellar biosynthetic protein FliO, encoding MISLALIAAGAPAAKVGQHAAAAPSMFGAVLALLAVLALIVGLGWVLKRMPGSGFKPADGLRVVASLNVGAKERVVVVDINGEQLLLGVTAGGINTLHRLPEPLPTPEPARLPDFKNLPNFAQLLQQRLRKEK